The following coding sequences are from one Acidimicrobiia bacterium window:
- the mshD gene encoding mycothiol synthase, which produces MAVSQQSWRVVSVRFATYTTAAPPAASAREPRIPASSERPMVAGWAGTLDEMLEARVLERFAPADVAAVRSLAASVEAASGTAPFGDLTWSGLEGRGTLGDRGILLPGDDGAAAAYVHLAHHQPAGWSAELAALPGQERALGALLASAIDVVAREGGGHVTIWLHGDHHDDLPRTAGFALERELLELRVPLPLPEDPEWPDGVKVRTFVVGQDEVEWLGVNNRAFANHPEQGGWTLDTLHQRERAGWFDPNGFLLAFDDDGLAGFCWTKVHPTDPPKEPVALGEIYVIGTEPGRQGRGLGRALTIGGLASLAGRGITMGMLYVDGDNTAAVALYRSLAFVTHRVDRAYGRTVTSAAS; this is translated from the coding sequence ATGGCCGTCTCCCAGCAATCGTGGCGTGTCGTGAGTGTGCGGTTCGCAACGTATACGACCGCCGCGCCCCCGGCAGCGAGCGCCCGCGAGCCGCGTATCCCGGCGAGCAGCGAGCGACCCATGGTGGCGGGATGGGCCGGTACCCTCGACGAGATGCTCGAGGCGCGCGTGCTCGAACGGTTCGCGCCCGCCGATGTCGCGGCGGTGCGAAGCCTCGCCGCGTCGGTCGAGGCCGCATCCGGCACCGCTCCGTTCGGTGATCTCACGTGGTCCGGGCTCGAAGGCCGCGGGACGCTCGGCGACCGCGGGATCCTGCTCCCCGGCGACGACGGCGCGGCGGCGGCCTACGTGCACCTCGCTCATCATCAACCCGCTGGATGGTCAGCGGAACTCGCAGCGTTGCCAGGACAGGAACGCGCTCTCGGCGCGTTGCTCGCATCAGCCATCGACGTCGTGGCACGCGAGGGCGGCGGCCACGTCACGATCTGGCTCCACGGCGATCACCACGACGACCTGCCCCGCACAGCCGGCTTCGCGCTCGAACGCGAGCTCCTGGAGCTGCGCGTGCCGCTCCCCCTCCCCGAAGATCCCGAGTGGCCCGACGGGGTCAAGGTCCGCACCTTCGTGGTCGGACAGGACGAGGTCGAGTGGCTCGGCGTCAACAACCGCGCGTTCGCCAACCACCCGGAACAGGGGGGCTGGACCCTCGACACGCTCCACCAACGCGAGCGCGCGGGCTGGTTCGATCCCAACGGCTTCCTGCTCGCGTTCGACGACGACGGCCTGGCCGGCTTCTGCTGGACGAAAGTGCACCCGACCGATCCCCCGAAGGAGCCCGTCGCGCTCGGGGAGATCTATGTGATCGGTACAGAGCCCGGCCGCCAGGGCCGCGGGCTCGGTCGAGCGTTGACCATCGGCGGCCTCGCGTCGCTCGCCGGCCGGGGCATCACGATGGGCATGCTCTACGTCGACGGTGACAACACGGCCGCGGTCGCGCTCTATCGGTCGCTCGCCTTCGTCACGCACCGGGTCGACCGTGCCTACGGCCGCACGGTCACTTCCGCCGCGTCATGA
- a CDS encoding MaoC family dehydratase has translation MVSDLQPHHGKWFEELPVGLVVQHALTRTVTETDNILFTTMTMNPARLHLDAEYAAQTEFGQPLVNSMFTIALLVGISVLETTHGTTIANLGFEEVVFPAPVFHGDTIHAETEVIARRGSKSRPDAGIVTFEHRGFNQRDELVCRARRNALMSRRPTE, from the coding sequence ATCGTGAGCGATCTTCAACCGCATCACGGCAAGTGGTTCGAGGAGCTCCCGGTCGGACTGGTGGTGCAGCACGCGCTCACCCGCACCGTCACCGAGACCGACAACATCCTCTTCACCACGATGACGATGAACCCGGCCCGCCTGCACCTCGACGCCGAGTACGCAGCGCAGACCGAGTTCGGCCAGCCCCTCGTGAACAGCATGTTCACGATCGCGCTGCTCGTGGGGATATCGGTGCTGGAGACCACTCACGGCACGACGATCGCCAACCTCGGTTTCGAAGAAGTCGTGTTCCCAGCGCCCGTGTTCCACGGTGACACGATCCACGCCGAGACCGAGGTGATTGCTCGCCGCGGGTCGAAGTCACGACCCGACGCCGGCATCGTCACGTTCGAGCATCGGGGTTTCAACCAGCGCGACGAGCTCGTGTGCCGCGCGCGCCGCAACGCGCTGATGTCGCG
- the rlmN gene encoding 23S rRNA (adenine(2503)-C(2))-methyltransferase RlmN yields MSSPTRSRYGATRGEVEALLDGWGEPRYRAGQLWGALYAEVRPLDDVTTLPRTLRSRLADALPLTLDLVTEATAHDTMTTKWLWACTRDRTQIETVLMRSPTRATVCVSSQAGCAMGCTFCATGQAGFERQLDAAEIVEQVLRAAHTSPQRVRNVVFMGMGEPLANYDATWAAIERLHDDLGISARRITVSTVGVVPGIRRLALERLPVTLAVSLHAATDDERSELVPLNQRYPIAEVLDAAADFAGARGRRVSFEYACIAGVNDSVAQAEALGRLLGSFPGAGGAHVNLIPLNPTAGFGGEATATPRLRAFAERVRARGVTATVRRNRGTDIAAACGQLRARDAIPHPALGSATMST; encoded by the coding sequence ATGAGCAGCCCAACCCGATCCCGCTACGGCGCGACGCGCGGCGAGGTCGAAGCACTGCTCGACGGCTGGGGCGAACCGCGGTACCGCGCCGGTCAGCTCTGGGGCGCGCTCTACGCCGAGGTCCGCCCCCTCGACGACGTCACCACACTGCCCCGCACGCTCCGCTCGCGCCTCGCCGACGCGCTGCCGCTCACCCTCGATCTCGTGACCGAAGCGACCGCGCACGACACCATGACGACGAAGTGGCTGTGGGCGTGCACTCGCGATCGCACCCAGATCGAGACCGTGCTCATGCGCTCTCCGACGCGGGCAACGGTCTGCGTGTCGTCGCAGGCCGGTTGTGCGATGGGTTGCACGTTCTGCGCGACCGGACAAGCCGGCTTCGAACGGCAGCTCGACGCCGCCGAGATCGTCGAGCAGGTGCTGCGCGCGGCGCACACCTCACCGCAGCGCGTCCGCAACGTCGTGTTCATGGGGATGGGCGAGCCACTTGCCAACTACGACGCGACCTGGGCGGCGATCGAACGGTTACACGACGACCTGGGCATCTCGGCCCGGCGCATCACCGTGAGCACGGTCGGCGTGGTTCCCGGCATCCGGCGGCTCGCGCTCGAGCGGCTGCCCGTCACCCTCGCGGTGTCGCTCCACGCGGCCACCGACGACGAGCGCAGTGAGCTCGTCCCACTCAACCAGCGGTATCCGATCGCCGAGGTGCTCGACGCCGCCGCCGACTTCGCCGGCGCCAGGGGAAGACGGGTCTCCTTCGAGTACGCCTGCATCGCCGGGGTCAACGACTCGGTTGCGCAGGCCGAGGCGCTCGGACGGCTCCTGGGCAGCTTCCCGGGGGCGGGCGGGGCGCACGTGAACCTGATCCCGCTCAACCCCACGGCCGGGTTCGGCGGCGAGGCCACGGCAACGCCCCGGCTGCGTGCCTTCGCCGAGCGGGTCCGGGCCCGCGGCGTGACCGCGACCGTGCGGCGCAACCGCGGGACCGACATCGCCGCCGCATGCGGGCAACTGCGTGCCCGCGACGCGATCCCCCACCCTGCCCTCGGATCGGCAACAATGAGCACGTGA